CGCATGGCCGGTGTCCGCGCGCGCGAACTCCCGGTAGAGGTGGTGGGCATAGTCCGGACGGTCCTTGGAGCGCAGTTGCGCCTCGTACTGCTTCACGAGCGTGGGCGGCTGCGCACCCAGGCCCGTGCCCTCCGGCCGGTTGCCCATGTGCAGCACCGCGCCCGCGCTCATTGTCGCTCCCACCTGCGAGCCCACCCGCGCGCGCACCACGAGCGTCGGCAGCGCGGAGGCCCCGAACCCCACGGCCAGCAGGAGCCCCGGCGCCAGCCAGCGCCGTCCGGGGTGCCCCCAGGCCTCGCGCACCATCCACAGCGCCGCGAGCCCCAGGATGAACAACCCCGTGGGCCGCGTCGCCCCCGACAGCCCCAGCAGCACGCCCGCGCCCACCACGGAAGGCGTCCGGAAGCCCGGGCTCGCGGCGGCCAGCAGCGCCAGCGCCGCCAGGTTGAACACCATCACCAGCAGGTCGGGCTCCAGCGTGGCTTCGTACAGCAGCACCGGCACCGTCACCGCCAGCAGCCCCGCCGCCAGCAGCCCCGCCGCGCGAGACAGCATCCGGGAGCCCAGCACGTACACGGCCCACAGCCCCACCGCGCCCGCGAGGCTCTGGAGGACGCGCAGGGGCCCGGGCGCGAGCACCCCGTTGAGCAGCAGGTAGAGCGGGCTGAAGTCCGCGCCCTGCTCCGGGGACAGCGTCCCCAGGGTCAGCATGCGGGCGCTGTCCGGATACTTCCCGAACATCCACGCCGGCAGCAGGGTCAGCCCCAGGGCGACGTGAAGCAGGCACAGGAGCCCGAGCATCCCCGGAACGAACCAGGGGCGGGACACGAGGGACGGCGCGGACGGAGCATTCACGAGCGGCCCCATCCTACAGGCCCGCTGGCCCCTGTCCCCCGGACAGAAAAAGGCCGGCCCCGCGTCGAAGCGGGACCGGCCTTCCTTCACGACTCAGCGTTGAAGCTCAGGTGAGGCTCAGGCGCTCACTCGACCGGACGCACCTGGACCTGCATCACGGTGTCGTTCTTGTTCGTCGACAGCACCTCGATGATGGTGCCCGTCTTCGGGACCTTCACGCCGCCGTACGGCTGCGTGGAGTACCAGAACTCGTTCGTGTCGTTGAACACCGGCACCGCGGGCTGCGAGGGGTACTCGTTGCGCGGGAAGCCGTTGGGCTTGATGGACAGCGGGAAGCTGGGCTCCAGGCCGAACGTCGCGTCGTGCGTCTGCACGCGGCCGGACCAGTAGCGGCCGTCGCTGCGCTGCAGGGGCTGCGGGCGCGAGTCGATGGGCAGGATGCGGCCCGCACCGGGGTGCTGGGACACGTTGTTGTTCGACTGGGAGGTGTCCCAGTACGTGACGAGCAGGCCGGGGTTGTACGGGTAGCGCTCCGCCCAGTCGTACAGGCCGTCCGCGCTGAAGCCGTAGTTGTACGGGCCCGTGGCCAGCGTCTCGTCGTAGCCGCGGAACTGGCGCCACTCGGCCAGGTAGTAGTGGTCGTAGAGGGTGTTGGTGCCGTCCGTCACGAAGAACGTGGACTTGTCCCACCACTTGTGGCCCCACTCGCCGTCGTCACCGAAGACGTAGGTGTTCTTCGCGAACAGCTGCACGAAGTCCACCAGGAAGCCCTTGCCGAACTCCGCCCCGTCCGTCTTGTAGCGGATCTTCAGCGTGACCTTCTTGCCCGCGTAGGCCGACAGGTCGAACGACAGCGGCACCCAGCCGTTGGACGTGCCGGTGATGCCGTTGCCCAGGTTGTTGCCCCAGGGGTTCGTGTCGCGGCTCACCGGGCTGGGCAGGTTGACGAACGGGCCACCCTCCACGGACAGCGCGACGTAGGCGTAGTCCCAGTCCTCCTCGATGTCGAACCACGTCTGGAACGAGAAGGTGATGGGCGTCTTGTTCGGCAGCTTGACCGTCTTCTCCAGCACGCGGTCCAGGTTGTTGCCCTGGCCGCCCTGCCACATGCCCTGACCCTCGAACGGCGCGGTCGTGGGCTGCACGATGGGCTTGCCGGGCAGCTTCACCAGCAGCGCCTGCTTCGCGTTCTGCGACGTGAACTCCGCGGGGCCCAGCCGGTGGTACGAGTACAGGCCCGCCGACGTGGTGGCGTAGTCCAGCCAGCCCAGCTGCAGCTTGTCCCAGGCGAAGAAGTCACCCGGACGGCTGCCGATGTCCGTGGTGCCGTCGTTCAGGTACGAGCCGGACGACATGATGGTCCAGAAGCCCGTCCCGTTGTCCGCCGCGTTCGTCGTGTCGTAGTGGTCCGGCAGGCCCAGGTCGTGGCCGAACTCGTGCGCGAACACGCCCAGTCCGCCGTTCTCCGGCTGGATGGTGTAGTCGCCCACCCACTTGTCCACGTTCGCGTTGAAGCGCGTGCCGCCGTTCGGGTTGTACGCGGGGCCGGTGCCGTCCGCGCTCCCGCCCGTGCTGTACGCGAACCAGCGGTGGCTCCACACGGCGTTGGTGCCCTGCGCGCCGCCGCCGACTTCCTCGCCCATGCCGGCGTGGACGATCTGGAAGTGGTCGATGTAGCCGTCCGGCTCGTCGAAGTTGCCGTCGCCGTCGTAGTCGTACCGGTCCCACGTGTCGAACGTGTCCAGGTACGCCTTGATCTCCGCGGGCGTCTTGCCGGCGGCCAGCTGGGCGTTGGTCCACGCCTTGATGGCGTCGCTGATCAGCGGCCACACGGAGTTGGAGCAGCTGGAGCTGCCGCACAGGTTGTTGCCGTAGCGGGCGGCGTTGTACGGCACCTTCACCCACTCGGACACCGTGCCGGACACGGTGTAGCGGCCGGAGGACGCGGCCTTGTAGTAGTTCGCCACCGAGTCCGCGCCCGGCGTCGTGTCGAAGTAGAGCTTCTCGAAGTGCGCGCGGTCGTAGTTCGGCTGCCAGATGGTGGTGTTGTCCACCGCCCGGTCAGGGGCCGGAATTTCGTTGTGCAGCGGGCCCGGGATGTTGCCGCCCGGGTTGGTGGCGGGGTTGCCGTACACCGGGTGGATCTGCGTGCCGTACTCCACGAGGATCACGAAGATGCGGTCCGTGCGCTCCAGCTCCAGCTCCACGAACTTCCCGTTCGCCAGCTTCTGCACCTTGCCGGGCTGACCACGGCCCTCCAGGCGCTCCCGCAGGGCCTGCGCCTTCAGCTCCTTCTGCTGCTCACCCAGCCGGTGCGGCAGGTCGTCCGTGACGTCCTGCACAACGGACTTGCGCAGCGACGCGGCCGGCGCGGCGACGTCGGATTGCGGCTTCTCGTACCAAGCCCGCTCCGCGTACGCGGACGGCGCCGCGAGCGCGAGCAGGCCCAGGGCCAGCCAAGACGGATTCTTCCGCATTGCCACTCCTTCAGGGTCAGGTCAGACATCCCGGCGGGTCCGGGAGCGCTCACTTTCTAATGGAAGCCATGTCCTCAAGGGAAGACCGGGAGGCTAAATTTTTCCTGCAAGGACGGAGAGAGTCTTCCGTTCGACGTTGGTCGAAAATCCGAGATTGGGTAGGGGAGGGCGGGGGGCGAAGGACTACGGTTCCGGTCCGTTATGGCGCGTTCACGTCCCGTGGATCCCCCGCTGCGGCGGGATGTCCGGCTCTTGGGCCGGCTGTTGGGTGAGGTGTTGGTGGAACAGGAGGGACAGGCCCTGTTCGACAAGGAGGAGGAGGTCCGCCTCCTGGCCATCCAGCGCCGGCGCGGTCCTGTGGCCGGACGACGCGCCGCGGCGGCGGAGCTGGCGGCGGTGCTGCGGCGGCTGCCGTCGGAGCAGGTGGAGCCGGTGCTGCGCGCCTTCTCCGTCTACTTCCAGCTGGTGAACCTGGCGGAGCAGCACCACCGCATCCGCCGCGCCCGGGCCCACGCGAGCCCCACCGCCACCCGGCCCCAGAAGGGGTCGCTGGAGGCGACGCTCTTGACGCTGAAGGCCGCGGGCGTGAGCGCCGACAAGGTGCGTGAGACGCTGGGGACGCTGAAGGTGACGCTGACGTTCACCGCGCACCCGACCCAGGCGGTGCGCCGGACGCTGCTGGAGAAGCTCTACCGGCTGGCGCGGCTGTTGGAGGAGCGCGACCGGTGCGCGCTCACCCCGCGCGAGTCCGCCGCGAACCTCACGGCGATGCGCGAGGAGATCACCGCGCTCTGGCAGACGGACGAGCTGCGCCGCGAGCGCCCCACCGTGGGCGACGAGGTGAAGAACGTCCACTGGTACGTGGAGGAGATGCTGTCGGAGCCGGTGGCCCGGCTGCCGGAGGCGCTGGACTGGGCCTTCGAGCGCGCCTACGGCGAGCCCCTGGGCGTGCTGGACACGCCCGTGCGCGTGCACTCGTGGGTGGGTGGCGACATGGACGGCAACCCGCTGGTGACGCCGGAGGTGTTCGCGGACACGCTGCGCGCGCACCGCGCCCGGGGGCTGAGGCTGCTCCTGCGCGACGTGGAGCAGCTGGGCGGCATGCTGTCGCAGTCGGAGCGGCACGCGCGCCCCACCCAGGAGCTGGAGCGCTCGCTGGAGGAGGACGCGAAGGCGCTGCCGGACGTGGCGAAGCAGCAGGGCCCGCGCACGCTGGGCGAGCCGTGGCGCCGCAAGCTGCGCTTCATGGAGGAGCGCCTGTCGCTGGCGCTGGCGCACGTGCTGGCGCGGCGGCAGGGGCAGGACTCCACGCTGCCGCCCGGGGCCTACCGCTCCCCGGAGGCGCTGTTGGAGGACCTCGCGGTGCTGGAGCGGTCGCTCTTCGCGGCGCGCGCGGAGAACGCGGGGCTGCGCGAGGTGCGCCGCATGTCCGAGCGCGTCCGCGCGCTGGGCCTGGGCCTGGGCGAGCTGGAGGTGCGGGCGCCCGCGGAGGACGCGGTGAGCGCGGCGGCGTCCTTCGACGGCGGACCGCCCCCCACCGAGGGCGGCAAGCGGCTCCTGGAGGTGCTGGCCCGGCTGCGCGAGGGCCAGGACGAGGGCGGCGAGTCCGTCTGCCGCACGCTCATCCTCTCCATGGCCTCCACGGCGGACGACGTGCTGGCGGCCTTCCAGTGCCTGAAGCACGCGGGCCTCTGGGACAACGCGCGGCAGTGCGCCACCGTGGACGTGGCGCCCCTCTTCGAGCAGCTGGGCGCGCTGGACGGCGGGCCGGAGGTGCTGCGCCAGCTCTTCGCGCACCCGGAGTACCGCCAGCACCTGAAGGGCCGGGGCGTGCAGGAGGTGATGGTGGGCTACAGCGACTCCGGCAAGGAGGTGGGCCTGCTCGCCGCGGCCGCGGCGCTGTACCGCGCCCAGGCGGCGCTCACCCACGTGGCTGACGAGCACGACGTGCCCCTGCGCCTGTTCCACGGCCGCGGTGAGACGGTGGCGCGCGGCGGCGGCCCCGCCCAGACGGCCATCCTCGCGCTGCCGCCGGGCACGGTGGCCGGGGCCTACAAGGCCACCGAACAGGGCGAGGCGATGGACCACAAGTACGCGCGCCCGGAGCTCACCCAGCGCACGCTGGAGCTGGTGGTGGGCGGCGTGCTCCTGCACACGCTGGACGCGCAGCCGCGTCCGTCCCCGGAGGACGAGTCCGCCTTCCGCGCCGCCTTCGACGTGCTGGCGGAGGAGGGGCGCAAGGCGTACCGCGGGCTCGTCTGGGAGGACCCGCGCTTCGTGGAGTTCTTCATGACGGGCACGCCGGTGGAGGAGATCGCCGCGCTGCCCATCGGCTCGCGCCCCAGCAAGCGCAAGGCGGGTGGGCTGGACACGCTGCGCGCCATCCCCTGGAGCTTCGCCTGGACGCAGACGCGCGCAATCCTCCCGGCCTGGTACGGCGTGGGCAGCGCGCTGGAGGCGTACGCGGCCACGCCGGAGGGCGCGGCGCTCTTGCAGCGCATGTACAAGGAGTGGCCCTTCTTCCACACGGTCATCGACAACGTGACCATGGTGCTGGCCAAGACGGACATGGCCATCGCGGCGCGGTACGCGAAGCTGGCCCCCGCGTCCACGCGGCCCCTGTGGCTGCGCATCCAGCAGGAGCACTCGCGCACGCGCCGCGCGGTGAAGTCGCTCACCGGGGAGGCGAAGCTCCTGGACAACAACCCGCAGCTGCAGCGGAGCATCGCGCTGAGAAACCCCTACGTGGACCCCATGTCCTTCCTCCAGGTGGAGCTGCTCAAGCGCAAGCGCGAAGGGGACGCGGAGTGCGACCGGCCGCTGCTGCTGGCGCTCAACGGCATCGCTGCGGGCATGCGGAACACCGGTTAGAGAAGAGACCATGGCCCAGGAGACGTTCGTCGTGGAGGAGATCAACCCCAAGCACGGCTTCGCGCGCGTGCGCCCGGAAGCGGGGACGGGGTTGCTGCACACCGCCCTCTATCCGGATCCGGAGTTCACCCAGGCGCCGCCCTTCCAGCTGCGCAAGGGGGACCGGGTGACGGGCCTTCGCCGGGGGCAGACGGTGGCGGAGGTGGCCTGGCTCACGCGCGTGGAGCCGCCGTGGGAGGAGGTGGAGCGCGTGGCGGAGCTGCTCGCGCTCCTGGAGCGCTGGGAGATCCGCATCCCCCACGAGGCCCGCGTCCTGGCCGAGCACGCCTGGCGCGACAGCAAGGAGGACCCGCTGCGCGACGAGCTCCAGGCGCAGCTGCCCACCTTCTTCGACCTGGAGGGCGCCCACCCCTTCGAGGACCCGACGCTGCTGGATCGGCTCTCCGCCGCCATGCAGCCGTACCTGCCGGGCTTCGCCATCCAACCGGTGCAGGGCCAGCCCGCGGTGCGCGTGGAGCCCGGCGCCGTGGAGGTCCAGGCGGGCGTGGGGAGCTGGGACGTGCCCCAGCCCACCTTCGCGCCGATGATCGCGGAGGTGAACGCGCGGCTCGCCGCCGCCGGGGCCCCCGTGCGCTGGGTGCCCACGCGCGAGGACTGGATGCTCGCGCCGCCCGCGCTGGCCGCGCTGCTCCAGAAGCACGGCCTGCTGGAGTCCGCCGCGCTCCCCGGGTGATGGACCAGGGCCTCCCGCCGCGCTGTGTCAGCAAGCGGTGTGAGGTCAAAGGGTTGTCTGGTACAGGACGAAGACCGCCATGGTTCTTCGTCCGCGTGTCGCCCTCCTCATTGGCCTCCTCGTCCTTTCCGCCTCCGCCTGCGGGCCTGAACCCGAACGGCGGCTGAGCGAGGCCGAGCTTCCGGCGCCCTTGCAGCCGCGCGTCACCCTCGACGGGCATGAACCGGACACGCACCGGCTGTTCGGCACGGTGGCGAGCGACGCGGGCGGGGTGCGGGTGGAGGTGTTCGAGGACGGGCGCTTCCTGGGGCATGCCGACGTGGGCGGCGGCCGCTGGAGCCTGCCCTGGTGGCCGGGGCGCCGCGCGCTGGCGCTGGAGGTGGTGGCGCGCGACAGGCAAGGCGCCGAGGCGCGGGCCCGCGTCGACTTCCAGCACCTGACGTTCGACGCGCGGCCCGGGCTCTACCAGCCGGAGACGCTGCTGGCGTTGCCCACGGCCCCGGGCCTGCGGACGTACTTCACGCGGGACGGCTCGACGCCCACGCCCGCGTCGTCGCGCTACACCGGCCCCATCGCGCTGCTGAGGCGCTCCACGCCGCCGGTGCGGTGGGCCTTCGTCCCCACGACGGCGCCCAGCGCCGTTGAAGGCTCGCGGTGGGTGACGCCGCTGGAGGAGCCGCCCCAGGCCGCGGTGGTGCGCTACCGGCAGTACGCGGGCACGGAGCCGGTGGGCCCGGTGCGCACCCGCACGTTAGTCATCGGCCGGACGCCGTACACGCTGCCGGTGCTGTCGCTCGTCAGCGACGCGGCGAACTTCTTCGACCCGGCGACGGGCATCTACGTCCCCGGCCTCCTCTCCCAGGCGCAGCCCGACAACCCGGAGGCGGCCAACTACACGCAGGACGGCAAGGAGTGGGAGCGCCCCGTCCACGTGGAGTGGTTCGAGTCCTCCGGCGACCGCGTGTTCGCCCAGGACGCGGGCGTGCGCATCCACGGCTCGGGCAGCGCGGTGCTGCCGCAGAAGAGCCTGCGGCTGTACGCGAAGGAGGACTACGGCCCGAAGTCGTTCGCGGGCGCGGTGTTCCCCGGCTCGGGGGTGACGGAGTTCACGCGGCTGGTGGTGCGCACGTCCGGACAGGATCAGGGCATCACGAAGCTGCGCGACTGCGCGCTGCAGGGGCTGCTGGCCCAGACGCGGCTCGCGCTCCAGGCCTGCCGTCCCACGCTCGTGTTCATCGACGGTGAGTACTGGGGCCTGCACGAAATGCGCGAGCGCCTGGACGAGTACTACCTGGCGTCGCACTACGGCGTGGACCGCAAGAAGGCCGTCATCCTGGAGGGCGGCGGGGCGCTGGACGTGGGGGAGGCGGGGGACGAGCAGCCCTATCAGGCCCTCATCGACTTCGTGGCGACGCACGACCTTGCGGTGCCGGAGCACTTCGCCTGGGTGCGCACGCAGATCGACGTGGAGGACTTCATCGACTTCCAGGTCGCGCAGCTCTACCTGGCCAACGTGGACTGGCCGGAGAACAACGTGAAGTTCTGGCGGCTGCGCACGAAGAAGCTCGAACCGGCCGCGCCCTACGGACACGACGGCCGCTGGCGCTGGCTCGTGTATGACCTGGACTTCGCCCTGCGCTTCGGCCCGGACTTCGACAGCCTGGGGCGCGTGCTGGACGAACCGTCGCCGGTGGCGGCCTGGTCGACGTTGCTGCTGAAGGGGCTGCTCCAGTCGCCGGAGTTCAAGGCCCGCTTCATCGAGCGCTTCCTCTGGCACCTCGAGCACACCTTCGCCGCGGAGCGGGTGACGGCGGCCCTGGACGCGGTGGCGGAGGCGCTCGCGCCGGAGATGCCCGACCACGTGGCGCGCTGGAGCCAGCCCGCCTCCGTGGAGGCGTGGAACGGGCACGTCCAGTACCTGCGGGAGACGCTGGTTCAGCGTCCGGCGTTCATGCGCCAGCTGCTGGAGCAGCACCTGGGGCCGCTGGAGCACGCGGCCCTGGGGCAACCGCCTCAGTAGCCGTAGGAGCCGCTGCGCACGTCCACGAGGCGGCCGTCGCGGAAGATGGCGACCTGGAGGAGCCGGTGGGGCCCGAAGTTGTAGGTCCACTCGTCCACGGTGGTGGAGGACGTCACCTCCGTGGAGTCCTCCTCGGTGGGCGTCTTGGCCTTGACCTTCCGGGTCACGTACTCCGTGCGGCTCTCCCGCGAAACCGGTTCACCGCACTTGGCCAGCGCGTCCGTCTTGGAGGCGCCTTCGGAGACGATCTTGTTGTCGCAGCGGAGCGCGGACGCGTACGCGAGGGAGGGCAGGGCGAGGCAGGCGATGACGAGGGCGGCGGGGTGGGCACGCACGGGGGAGCTCCGGAGAAGATGGAAGACGGGAACACCGCAGGGACGCAGGGCTCCCCAACCTATTCAAACCCCTCGCACGCTTTCCAGCCGGACAGGGGCTACAGGCCGCCCTTCTCCTTGAGGACCCGCGCCACCTCGGCCGCCATGACGCGGTGGCCCTCCGCGGAGGGATGGATGCCATCCACCTCCAGTCCATCGATGAAGAGGTCCGCATTGCCCGGCTGGCGCATCACCGCCTCCAGGTCGATGACCTCCGCGCGCGTCAGCTTGCGGACCCAGTCATTGAACGCGCGGCGCTGGAGCTTCACCGCGTCGTAGCTGCCCTCGTTCGTCTTCTCCTTGGGCAGCAGCGTGCTCACCCACAGCCGGCACCTGGGCTGGAGCTGATCCAGGATCTGGTTCATCCGCTGCTCCAGCTTCTCCACCGTCATGTCGGCGGCGCCCAGGTCATTGGTGCCCAGGAGCACGATGCAGTCCGTGACGCCCTGGAGCGCGAGCACCTCCTGCGGCAGCTGGAGGTTCGCGTCCCAGAACCCCTGCCCGGACACGCCCGAGTTCACCACCGGCACGCCCAGCTGCTTCTCCACCAGGGCCGGCCACGCATTGCGCGTGTCGTTGAACGTGTCCATGTAGCCCTCGGTGATGCTGTCGCCGATGGCCACGAACGCGCGTCCCGGCGCGCCCTCCACGTCCACCGTGGCCACGGCCAGGGACCGCTGCCACTGCTGGCCGCCCAGCGCCCCCTGCGTGGTCGCGAAGGCGCCGGTCTTCATCCAGCTGTCCGGGAACGCGTCGATCATGCTCTGGGCCACCTCTCCCTTCACCTCGAAGGAGAGGGCCAGCTCGTCGCGGAACCCCACCGGGAACGCGACCGGATCCGACGTCACCAGCGTGCGGGCGTTCGCGGTGAAGCCTGCGTTGCCGTTGAACGTGAGCGTCACCG
The genomic region above belongs to Corallococcus caeni and contains:
- a CDS encoding DUF2845 domain-containing protein, with protein sequence MRAHPAALVIACLALPSLAYASALRCDNKIVSEGASKTDALAKCGEPVSRESRTEYVTRKVKAKTPTEEDSTEVTSSTTVDEWTYNFGPHRLLQVAIFRDGRLVDVRSGSYGY
- a CDS encoding SGNH/GDSL hydrolase family protein — protein: MGLTKALRWGCFGVLGLLAGCGGMDDGGAPEEASGPGHTDAQVTAPAEAVEAAPALTLHDGHRVQATPPVAPLPSQFQPGFHQALRLSGAVGSITTYRLKIPVGRAGSRVRVTFRSGDGGMTLQRATVAKAGANGALASAPVTLTFNGNAGFTANARTLVTSDPVAFPVGFRDELALSFEVKGEVAQSMIDAFPDSWMKTGAFATTQGALGGQQWQRSLAVATVDVEGAPGRAFVAIGDSITEGYMDTFNDTRNAWPALVEKQLGVPVVNSGVSGQGFWDANLQLPQEVLALQGVTDCIVLLGTNDLGAADMTVEKLEQRMNQILDQLQPRCRLWVSTLLPKEKTNEGSYDAVKLQRRAFNDWVRKLTRAEVIDLEAVMRQPGNADLFIDGLEVDGIHPSAEGHRVMAAEVARVLKEKGGL
- a CDS encoding immune inhibitor A domain-containing protein; translated protein: MRKNPSWLALGLLALAAPSAYAERAWYEKPQSDVAAPAASLRKSVVQDVTDDLPHRLGEQQKELKAQALRERLEGRGQPGKVQKLANGKFVELELERTDRIFVILVEYGTQIHPVYGNPATNPGGNIPGPLHNEIPAPDRAVDNTTIWQPNYDRAHFEKLYFDTTPGADSVANYYKAASSGRYTVSGTVSEWVKVPYNAARYGNNLCGSSSCSNSVWPLISDAIKAWTNAQLAAGKTPAEIKAYLDTFDTWDRYDYDGDGNFDEPDGYIDHFQIVHAGMGEEVGGGAQGTNAVWSHRWFAYSTGGSADGTGPAYNPNGGTRFNANVDKWVGDYTIQPENGGLGVFAHEFGHDLGLPDHYDTTNAADNGTGFWTIMSSGSYLNDGTTDIGSRPGDFFAWDKLQLGWLDYATTSAGLYSYHRLGPAEFTSQNAKQALLVKLPGKPIVQPTTAPFEGQGMWQGGQGNNLDRVLEKTVKLPNKTPITFSFQTWFDIEEDWDYAYVALSVEGGPFVNLPSPVSRDTNPWGNNLGNGITGTSNGWVPLSFDLSAYAGKKVTLKIRYKTDGAEFGKGFLVDFVQLFAKNTYVFGDDGEWGHKWWDKSTFFVTDGTNTLYDHYYLAEWRQFRGYDETLATGPYNYGFSADGLYDWAERYPYNPGLLVTYWDTSQSNNNVSQHPGAGRILPIDSRPQPLQRSDGRYWSGRVQTHDATFGLEPSFPLSIKPNGFPRNEYPSQPAVPVFNDTNEFWYSTQPYGGVKVPKTGTIIEVLSTNKNDTVMQVQVRPVE
- a CDS encoding phosphoenolpyruvate carboxylase, which codes for MARSRPVDPPLRRDVRLLGRLLGEVLVEQEGQALFDKEEEVRLLAIQRRRGPVAGRRAAAAELAAVLRRLPSEQVEPVLRAFSVYFQLVNLAEQHHRIRRARAHASPTATRPQKGSLEATLLTLKAAGVSADKVRETLGTLKVTLTFTAHPTQAVRRTLLEKLYRLARLLEERDRCALTPRESAANLTAMREEITALWQTDELRRERPTVGDEVKNVHWYVEEMLSEPVARLPEALDWAFERAYGEPLGVLDTPVRVHSWVGGDMDGNPLVTPEVFADTLRAHRARGLRLLLRDVEQLGGMLSQSERHARPTQELERSLEEDAKALPDVAKQQGPRTLGEPWRRKLRFMEERLSLALAHVLARRQGQDSTLPPGAYRSPEALLEDLAVLERSLFAARAENAGLREVRRMSERVRALGLGLGELEVRAPAEDAVSAAASFDGGPPPTEGGKRLLEVLARLREGQDEGGESVCRTLILSMASTADDVLAAFQCLKHAGLWDNARQCATVDVAPLFEQLGALDGGPEVLRQLFAHPEYRQHLKGRGVQEVMVGYSDSGKEVGLLAAAAALYRAQAALTHVADEHDVPLRLFHGRGETVARGGGPAQTAILALPPGTVAGAYKATEQGEAMDHKYARPELTQRTLELVVGGVLLHTLDAQPRPSPEDESAFRAAFDVLAEEGRKAYRGLVWEDPRFVEFFMTGTPVEEIAALPIGSRPSKRKAGGLDTLRAIPWSFAWTQTRAILPAWYGVGSALEAYAATPEGAALLQRMYKEWPFFHTVIDNVTMVLAKTDMAIAARYAKLAPASTRPLWLRIQQEHSRTRRAVKSLTGEAKLLDNNPQLQRSIALRNPYVDPMSFLQVELLKRKREGDAECDRPLLLALNGIAAGMRNTG
- a CDS encoding CotH kinase family protein; the encoded protein is MVLRPRVALLIGLLVLSASACGPEPERRLSEAELPAPLQPRVTLDGHEPDTHRLFGTVASDAGGVRVEVFEDGRFLGHADVGGGRWSLPWWPGRRALALEVVARDRQGAEARARVDFQHLTFDARPGLYQPETLLALPTAPGLRTYFTRDGSTPTPASSRYTGPIALLRRSTPPVRWAFVPTTAPSAVEGSRWVTPLEEPPQAAVVRYRQYAGTEPVGPVRTRTLVIGRTPYTLPVLSLVSDAANFFDPATGIYVPGLLSQAQPDNPEAANYTQDGKEWERPVHVEWFESSGDRVFAQDAGVRIHGSGSAVLPQKSLRLYAKEDYGPKSFAGAVFPGSGVTEFTRLVVRTSGQDQGITKLRDCALQGLLAQTRLALQACRPTLVFIDGEYWGLHEMRERLDEYYLASHYGVDRKKAVILEGGGALDVGEAGDEQPYQALIDFVATHDLAVPEHFAWVRTQIDVEDFIDFQVAQLYLANVDWPENNVKFWRLRTKKLEPAAPYGHDGRWRWLVYDLDFALRFGPDFDSLGRVLDEPSPVAAWSTLLLKGLLQSPEFKARFIERFLWHLEHTFAAERVTAALDAVAEALAPEMPDHVARWSQPASVEAWNGHVQYLRETLVQRPAFMRQLLEQHLGPLEHAALGQPPQ